A genomic stretch from Halichoerus grypus chromosome 5, mHalGry1.hap1.1, whole genome shotgun sequence includes:
- the NAPRT gene encoding nicotinate phosphoribosyltransferase isoform X3 produces the protein MAAEQDPEALAAARPLLTDLYQATMALGYWHAGRAREQAEFELFFRGGPFGGAFALAAGLRDCVRFLRAFRLQDADVQFLASVLPPDTDPAFFEHLRALDCSDVTVPLLQVCGPLLVVQLLETPLLCLVSYASLIATNAARLRLIAGPKKRLLEMGLRRAQGPDGGLTASTYSYLGGFDGSSNVLAGQLRGVPLAGTLAHSFITSFLGTEVPPDPMLAPAASQGPRVDLAACAEAWLDRVCAHLGLGVQEPHRGERAAFVAYALAFPRAFQGLLDTYSVQRSGLPNFLAVALALGELGYRAVGVRLDSGDLLQQAQEIRRVFRSISAQFQMPWLESVSIAVSNNIDEEELTRLAQEGSEVNVIGIGTNVVTCPRQPSLGCVYKLVSVGGQPRMKLTEDPEKQTLPGSKAAFRLLGADGSPLLDLLQLAEEAAPQAGQELRVWPRGAQGACTVRPAHVEPLLRLWVQQGQLCEPLPSLAESRAFAQLSLSRLSPEHKRLQQPAPYRVALSDKLQALVARLRAGES, from the exons ATGGCGGCGGAGCAGGACCCCGAGGCGCTCGCGGCGGCCCGGCCGCTGCTCACCGACCTCTACCAGGCCACCATGGCGCTGGGCTACTGGCACGCGGGGCGGGCGCGGGAGCAGGCGGAGTTCGAGCTCTTCTTCCGCGGCGGCCCGTTCGGCGGCGCCTTCGCCCTGGCCGCCGGGCTGCGCGACTGCGTGCGTTTCCTGCGCGCCTTCCGCTTGCAGGACGCAG ACGTGCAGTTTCTGGCCTCGGTGCTGCCGCCCGACACGGACCCCGCGTTCTTCGAGCACCTTCGTGCCCTCGACTGCTCCGATGTGACG GTGCCCTTGCTGCAGGTGTGCGGGCCGCTCCTGGTGGTGCAGCTGCTGGAGACGCCCCTCCTCTGCCTCGTCAGCTACGCCAG CCTCATCGCCACCAACGCTGCGCGGCTTCGCCTGATCGCGGGTCCGAAGAAGCGGCTGTTGGAGATGGGGCTGCGGCGAGCCCAGGGCCCGGATGGGGGTCTTACCGCCTCTACCTATAGCTACTTGGGCG GCTTCGACGGCAGCAGCAATGTGCTCGCAGGACAGCTGCGGGGCGTGCCCCTGGCCGGAACCCTGGCACACTCTTTCATCACTTCCTTTTTGGGCACTGAGGTGCCCCCCGACCCG ATGTTGGCTCCAGCTGCCAGTCAGGGCCCCAGGGTGGATCTGGCTGCTTGTGCGGAGGCATGGCTGGATCGCGTGTGTGCCCATCTGGGACTGGGGGTGCAGGAGCCCCACCGGGGGGAGCGGGCAGCCTTTGTGGCCTATGCCCTGGCTTTTCCCCGGGCCTTCCAGGGCCTGCTGGACACCTACAGCGTGCAGAG GAGCGGTCTTCCTAACTTTCTGGCAGTAGCCCTGGCCCTGGGGGAGCTGGGCTACCGGGCAGTGGGTGTAAGATTGGACAGTGGTGACTTGCTGCAGCAGGCCCAGGAGATCCGCAGGGTCTTCAGGAGCATTTCGGCCCA GTTCCAGATGCCCTGGCTGGAATCGGTCTCCATCGCTGTCAGCAACAACATTGACGAGGAGGAGCTGACCCGGCTGGCCCAGGAG GGCAGTGAGGTCAACGTCATTGGTATCGGCACCAATGTGGTCACGTGTCCCCGCCAGCCTTCCCTGGGCTGCGTCTATAAG CTGGTGTCTGTGGGAGGCCAACCCCGAATGAAACTGACCGAGGACCCCGAGAAACAGACGCTGCCTGGGAGCAAGGCTGCCTTCCGGCTCCTGGGCGCTGATG GGTCTCCGCTGTTGGATTTGCTGCAGTTGGCTGAGGAAGCAGCGCCGCAGGCTGGCCAGGAGCTCAGGGTCTGGCCTCgaggggcccagggagcctgTACCGTGAGGCCTGCCCACGTGGAGCCCCTGCTGAGGCTCTGGGTCCAGCAGGGACAG ctgTGCGAGCCCCTCCCGTCTCTGGCCGAATCTAGAGCCTTCGCGCAGCTGTCCCTGAGCCGTCTGAGCCCGGAGCACAAGCGGCTGCAGCAGCCTGCACCATACCGG GTGGCGCTGTCTGACAAGCTCCAGGCCCTGGTGGCCAGACTGCGGGCAGGAGAATCCTGA
- the NAPRT gene encoding nicotinate phosphoribosyltransferase isoform X2 translates to MAAEQDPEALAAARPLLTDLYQATMALGYWHAGRAREQAEFELFFRGGPFGGAFALAAGLRDCVRFLRAFRLQDADVQFLASVLPPDTDPAFFEHLRALDCSDVTVRALPEGSLAFPGVPLLQVCGPLLVVQLLETPLLCLVSYASLIATNAARLRLIAGPKKRLLEMGLRRAQGPDGGLTASTYSYLGGFDGSSNVLAGQLRGVPLAGTLAHSFITSFLGTEVPPDPMLAPAASQGPRVDLAACAEAWLDRVCAHLGLGVQEPHRGERAAFVAYALAFPRAFQGLLDTYSVQRSGLPNFLAVALALGELGYRAVGVRLDSGDLLQQAQEIRRVFRSISAQFQMPWLESVSIAVSNNIDEEELTRLAQEGSEVNVIGIGTNVVTCPRQPSLGCVYKLVSVGGQPRMKLTEDPEKQTLPGSKAAFRLLGADGSPLLDLLQLAEEAAPQAGQELRVWPRGAQGACTVRPAHVEPLLRLWVQQGQLCEPLPSLAESRAFAQLSLSRLSPEHKRLQQPAPYRVALSDKLQALVARLRAGES, encoded by the exons ATGGCGGCGGAGCAGGACCCCGAGGCGCTCGCGGCGGCCCGGCCGCTGCTCACCGACCTCTACCAGGCCACCATGGCGCTGGGCTACTGGCACGCGGGGCGGGCGCGGGAGCAGGCGGAGTTCGAGCTCTTCTTCCGCGGCGGCCCGTTCGGCGGCGCCTTCGCCCTGGCCGCCGGGCTGCGCGACTGCGTGCGTTTCCTGCGCGCCTTCCGCTTGCAGGACGCAG ACGTGCAGTTTCTGGCCTCGGTGCTGCCGCCCGACACGGACCCCGCGTTCTTCGAGCACCTTCGTGCCCTCGACTGCTCCGATGTGACGGTGCGGGCTCTGCCCGAGGGCTCCCTCGCCTTCCCCGGC GTGCCCTTGCTGCAGGTGTGCGGGCCGCTCCTGGTGGTGCAGCTGCTGGAGACGCCCCTCCTCTGCCTCGTCAGCTACGCCAG CCTCATCGCCACCAACGCTGCGCGGCTTCGCCTGATCGCGGGTCCGAAGAAGCGGCTGTTGGAGATGGGGCTGCGGCGAGCCCAGGGCCCGGATGGGGGTCTTACCGCCTCTACCTATAGCTACTTGGGCG GCTTCGACGGCAGCAGCAATGTGCTCGCAGGACAGCTGCGGGGCGTGCCCCTGGCCGGAACCCTGGCACACTCTTTCATCACTTCCTTTTTGGGCACTGAGGTGCCCCCCGACCCG ATGTTGGCTCCAGCTGCCAGTCAGGGCCCCAGGGTGGATCTGGCTGCTTGTGCGGAGGCATGGCTGGATCGCGTGTGTGCCCATCTGGGACTGGGGGTGCAGGAGCCCCACCGGGGGGAGCGGGCAGCCTTTGTGGCCTATGCCCTGGCTTTTCCCCGGGCCTTCCAGGGCCTGCTGGACACCTACAGCGTGCAGAG GAGCGGTCTTCCTAACTTTCTGGCAGTAGCCCTGGCCCTGGGGGAGCTGGGCTACCGGGCAGTGGGTGTAAGATTGGACAGTGGTGACTTGCTGCAGCAGGCCCAGGAGATCCGCAGGGTCTTCAGGAGCATTTCGGCCCA GTTCCAGATGCCCTGGCTGGAATCGGTCTCCATCGCTGTCAGCAACAACATTGACGAGGAGGAGCTGACCCGGCTGGCCCAGGAG GGCAGTGAGGTCAACGTCATTGGTATCGGCACCAATGTGGTCACGTGTCCCCGCCAGCCTTCCCTGGGCTGCGTCTATAAG CTGGTGTCTGTGGGAGGCCAACCCCGAATGAAACTGACCGAGGACCCCGAGAAACAGACGCTGCCTGGGAGCAAGGCTGCCTTCCGGCTCCTGGGCGCTGATG GGTCTCCGCTGTTGGATTTGCTGCAGTTGGCTGAGGAAGCAGCGCCGCAGGCTGGCCAGGAGCTCAGGGTCTGGCCTCgaggggcccagggagcctgTACCGTGAGGCCTGCCCACGTGGAGCCCCTGCTGAGGCTCTGGGTCCAGCAGGGACAG ctgTGCGAGCCCCTCCCGTCTCTGGCCGAATCTAGAGCCTTCGCGCAGCTGTCCCTGAGCCGTCTGAGCCCGGAGCACAAGCGGCTGCAGCAGCCTGCACCATACCGG GTGGCGCTGTCTGACAAGCTCCAGGCCCTGGTGGCCAGACTGCGGGCAGGAGAATCCTGA
- the NAPRT gene encoding nicotinate phosphoribosyltransferase isoform X1: MAAEQDPEALAAARPLLTDLYQATMALGYWHAGRAREQAEFELFFRGGPFGGAFALAAGLRDCVRFLRAFRLQDADVQFLASVLPPDTDPAFFEHLRALDCSDVTVRALPEGSLAFPGVPLLQVCGPLLVVQLLETPLLCLVSYASLIATNAARLRLIAGPKKRLLEMGLRRAQGPDGGLTASTYSYLGGFDGSSNVLAGQLRGVPLAGTLAHSFITSFLGTEVPPDPMLAPAASQGPRVDLAACAEAWLDRVCAHLGLGVQEPHRGERAAFVAYALAFPRAFQGLLDTYSVQRSGLPNFLAVALALGELGYRAVGVRLDSGDLLQQAQEIRRVFRSISAQFQMPWLESVSIAVSNNIDEEELTRLAQEGSEVNVIGIGTNVVTCPRQPSLGCVYKLVSVGGQPRMKLTEDPEKQTLPGSKAAFRLLGADGSPLLDLLQLAEEAAPQAGQELRVWPRGAQGACTVRPAHVEPLLRLWVQQGQLCEPLPSLAESRAFAQLSLSRLSPEHKRLQQPAPYRVGARPCGQLARVPSVPTATRHPPFLLQVALSDKLQALVARLRAGES; encoded by the exons ATGGCGGCGGAGCAGGACCCCGAGGCGCTCGCGGCGGCCCGGCCGCTGCTCACCGACCTCTACCAGGCCACCATGGCGCTGGGCTACTGGCACGCGGGGCGGGCGCGGGAGCAGGCGGAGTTCGAGCTCTTCTTCCGCGGCGGCCCGTTCGGCGGCGCCTTCGCCCTGGCCGCCGGGCTGCGCGACTGCGTGCGTTTCCTGCGCGCCTTCCGCTTGCAGGACGCAG ACGTGCAGTTTCTGGCCTCGGTGCTGCCGCCCGACACGGACCCCGCGTTCTTCGAGCACCTTCGTGCCCTCGACTGCTCCGATGTGACGGTGCGGGCTCTGCCCGAGGGCTCCCTCGCCTTCCCCGGC GTGCCCTTGCTGCAGGTGTGCGGGCCGCTCCTGGTGGTGCAGCTGCTGGAGACGCCCCTCCTCTGCCTCGTCAGCTACGCCAG CCTCATCGCCACCAACGCTGCGCGGCTTCGCCTGATCGCGGGTCCGAAGAAGCGGCTGTTGGAGATGGGGCTGCGGCGAGCCCAGGGCCCGGATGGGGGTCTTACCGCCTCTACCTATAGCTACTTGGGCG GCTTCGACGGCAGCAGCAATGTGCTCGCAGGACAGCTGCGGGGCGTGCCCCTGGCCGGAACCCTGGCACACTCTTTCATCACTTCCTTTTTGGGCACTGAGGTGCCCCCCGACCCG ATGTTGGCTCCAGCTGCCAGTCAGGGCCCCAGGGTGGATCTGGCTGCTTGTGCGGAGGCATGGCTGGATCGCGTGTGTGCCCATCTGGGACTGGGGGTGCAGGAGCCCCACCGGGGGGAGCGGGCAGCCTTTGTGGCCTATGCCCTGGCTTTTCCCCGGGCCTTCCAGGGCCTGCTGGACACCTACAGCGTGCAGAG GAGCGGTCTTCCTAACTTTCTGGCAGTAGCCCTGGCCCTGGGGGAGCTGGGCTACCGGGCAGTGGGTGTAAGATTGGACAGTGGTGACTTGCTGCAGCAGGCCCAGGAGATCCGCAGGGTCTTCAGGAGCATTTCGGCCCA GTTCCAGATGCCCTGGCTGGAATCGGTCTCCATCGCTGTCAGCAACAACATTGACGAGGAGGAGCTGACCCGGCTGGCCCAGGAG GGCAGTGAGGTCAACGTCATTGGTATCGGCACCAATGTGGTCACGTGTCCCCGCCAGCCTTCCCTGGGCTGCGTCTATAAG CTGGTGTCTGTGGGAGGCCAACCCCGAATGAAACTGACCGAGGACCCCGAGAAACAGACGCTGCCTGGGAGCAAGGCTGCCTTCCGGCTCCTGGGCGCTGATG GGTCTCCGCTGTTGGATTTGCTGCAGTTGGCTGAGGAAGCAGCGCCGCAGGCTGGCCAGGAGCTCAGGGTCTGGCCTCgaggggcccagggagcctgTACCGTGAGGCCTGCCCACGTGGAGCCCCTGCTGAGGCTCTGGGTCCAGCAGGGACAG ctgTGCGAGCCCCTCCCGTCTCTGGCCGAATCTAGAGCCTTCGCGCAGCTGTCCCTGAGCCGTCTGAGCCCGGAGCACAAGCGGCTGCAGCAGCCTGCACCATACCGGGTGGGTGCACGCCCATGTGGTCAGCTTGCCCGCGTGCCCTCCGTGCCTACGGCCACCCGTcatcctcccttcctcctacAGGTGGCGCTGTCTGACAAGCTCCAGGCCCTGGTGGCCAGACTGCGGGCAGGAGAATCCTGA
- the NAPRT gene encoding nicotinate phosphoribosyltransferase isoform X4 — MAAEQDPEALAAARPLLTDLYQATMALGYWHAGRAREQAEFELFFRGGPFGGAFALAAGLRDCVRFLRAFRLQDADVQFLASVLPPDTDPAFFEHLRALDCSDVTVRALPEGSLAFPGVPLLQVCGPLLVVQLLETPLLCLVSYASLIATNAARLRLIAGPKKRLLEMGLRRAQGPDGGLTASTYSYLGGFDGSSNVLAGQLRGVPLAGTLAHSFITSFLGTEVPPDPMLAPAASQGPRVDLAACAEAWLDRVCAHLGLGVQEPHRGERAAFVAYALAFPRAFQGLLDTYSVQRSGLPNFLAVALALGELGYRAVGVRLDSGDLLQQAQEIRRVFRSISAQFQMPWLESVSIAVSNNIDEEELTRLAQEGSEVNVIGIGTNVVTCPRQPSLGCVYKAPRFTLGAHAGSPLLDLLQLAEEAAPQAGQELRVWPRGAQGACTVRPAHVEPLLRLWVQQGQLCEPLPSLAESRAFAQLSLSRLSPEHKRLQQPAPYRVALSDKLQALVARLRAGES, encoded by the exons ATGGCGGCGGAGCAGGACCCCGAGGCGCTCGCGGCGGCCCGGCCGCTGCTCACCGACCTCTACCAGGCCACCATGGCGCTGGGCTACTGGCACGCGGGGCGGGCGCGGGAGCAGGCGGAGTTCGAGCTCTTCTTCCGCGGCGGCCCGTTCGGCGGCGCCTTCGCCCTGGCCGCCGGGCTGCGCGACTGCGTGCGTTTCCTGCGCGCCTTCCGCTTGCAGGACGCAG ACGTGCAGTTTCTGGCCTCGGTGCTGCCGCCCGACACGGACCCCGCGTTCTTCGAGCACCTTCGTGCCCTCGACTGCTCCGATGTGACGGTGCGGGCTCTGCCCGAGGGCTCCCTCGCCTTCCCCGGC GTGCCCTTGCTGCAGGTGTGCGGGCCGCTCCTGGTGGTGCAGCTGCTGGAGACGCCCCTCCTCTGCCTCGTCAGCTACGCCAG CCTCATCGCCACCAACGCTGCGCGGCTTCGCCTGATCGCGGGTCCGAAGAAGCGGCTGTTGGAGATGGGGCTGCGGCGAGCCCAGGGCCCGGATGGGGGTCTTACCGCCTCTACCTATAGCTACTTGGGCG GCTTCGACGGCAGCAGCAATGTGCTCGCAGGACAGCTGCGGGGCGTGCCCCTGGCCGGAACCCTGGCACACTCTTTCATCACTTCCTTTTTGGGCACTGAGGTGCCCCCCGACCCG ATGTTGGCTCCAGCTGCCAGTCAGGGCCCCAGGGTGGATCTGGCTGCTTGTGCGGAGGCATGGCTGGATCGCGTGTGTGCCCATCTGGGACTGGGGGTGCAGGAGCCCCACCGGGGGGAGCGGGCAGCCTTTGTGGCCTATGCCCTGGCTTTTCCCCGGGCCTTCCAGGGCCTGCTGGACACCTACAGCGTGCAGAG GAGCGGTCTTCCTAACTTTCTGGCAGTAGCCCTGGCCCTGGGGGAGCTGGGCTACCGGGCAGTGGGTGTAAGATTGGACAGTGGTGACTTGCTGCAGCAGGCCCAGGAGATCCGCAGGGTCTTCAGGAGCATTTCGGCCCA GTTCCAGATGCCCTGGCTGGAATCGGTCTCCATCGCTGTCAGCAACAACATTGACGAGGAGGAGCTGACCCGGCTGGCCCAGGAG GGCAGTGAGGTCAACGTCATTGGTATCGGCACCAATGTGGTCACGTGTCCCCGCCAGCCTTCCCTGGGCTGCGTCTATAAG GCCCCCCGCTTTACTCTTGGCGCGCACGCAGGGTCTCCGCTGTTGGATTTGCTGCAGTTGGCTGAGGAAGCAGCGCCGCAGGCTGGCCAGGAGCTCAGGGTCTGGCCTCgaggggcccagggagcctgTACCGTGAGGCCTGCCCACGTGGAGCCCCTGCTGAGGCTCTGGGTCCAGCAGGGACAG ctgTGCGAGCCCCTCCCGTCTCTGGCCGAATCTAGAGCCTTCGCGCAGCTGTCCCTGAGCCGTCTGAGCCCGGAGCACAAGCGGCTGCAGCAGCCTGCACCATACCGG GTGGCGCTGTCTGACAAGCTCCAGGCCCTGGTGGCCAGACTGCGGGCAGGAGAATCCTGA